One stretch of Variovorax sp. 54 DNA includes these proteins:
- a CDS encoding 5'-nucleotidase — translation MPVTLEDKLVVAISSRALFNLEEENKIFEAGDNEGYMKLQLDRIDEPAAPGIASSLIRKLLRFNEDGVQRVEVVILSRNDPVSGMRIFKSSAAADIKLQRGVFTQGRPPFGYLRPLRAHLFLSVNAQDVREALAAGFPAARVLVESVKASDAWPNEVRIAFDGDAVLFSDEAERVFQAEGLDAFQAHELSKADLPLPEGPFKPLLMALHRLQMAGNAQMRIRTALVTARSAPAHERAIRTLMKWNIRVDEAMFLGGLPKGEFLREFEPDFFFDDQTGHVDAASRHVPAGHVSSGISNES, via the coding sequence ATGCCCGTAACGCTCGAAGACAAACTCGTGGTCGCGATCTCCTCGCGCGCCCTGTTCAACCTCGAAGAAGAAAACAAGATCTTCGAGGCCGGCGACAACGAGGGCTACATGAAGCTGCAGCTCGACCGCATCGACGAACCGGCCGCCCCCGGCATCGCGTCGTCGCTGATCCGCAAGCTGCTGCGCTTCAACGAAGACGGCGTGCAGCGCGTCGAGGTGGTCATTCTTTCGCGCAACGACCCGGTGTCGGGCATGCGCATCTTCAAGTCGAGCGCCGCAGCTGACATCAAGCTGCAGCGCGGCGTGTTCACGCAGGGCCGCCCGCCCTTCGGCTATTTGCGCCCGCTGCGCGCACACCTGTTCCTGTCGGTCAACGCGCAGGACGTGCGCGAGGCACTCGCCGCGGGCTTTCCGGCCGCGCGCGTGCTGGTCGAATCGGTGAAGGCCAGCGATGCATGGCCCAACGAAGTGCGCATCGCCTTCGACGGCGACGCCGTGCTCTTCAGCGACGAAGCCGAGCGCGTGTTCCAGGCCGAGGGCCTCGACGCCTTCCAGGCGCACGAACTCAGCAAGGCCGACCTGCCCCTGCCCGAAGGCCCGTTCAAGCCGCTGCTGATGGCATTGCATCGGCTGCAGATGGCCGGCAATGCGCAGATGCGCATCCGCACCGCACTGGTCACGGCGCGCAGCGCACCGGCGCACGAGCGCGCGATCCGCACGCTCATGAAGTGGAACATCCGCGTCGATGAAGCGATGTTCCTCGGCGGCCTGCCCAAGGGCGAGTTCCTGCGCGAGTTCGAGCCCGACTTCTTCTTCGACGACCAAACGGGTCACGTCGACGCGGCCTCGCGGCATGTGCCTGCAGGGCATGTGTCTAGCGGTATCAGCAACGAGTCCTGA
- a CDS encoding phosphocholine-specific phospholipase C has translation MTSRRNFLTGTATTGAAALALSAFPPSIRRALAIPANNKTGTINDVEHVVILMQENRSFDHYFGMLPGVRGFGDRFTVPLPRGLNVWQQRNASGQLIPPYHLDGSKGNAQRPESLPHNWSDSQNAWDGGRLSQWARYKHDASMGYLQEAEIPFQYALANAFTLCDGYHCAMHTGTDANRSFHITGTNGPTAQNVAFVINEWDWLDATPSKVDTGYTWKTYAERLEDAGISWISYQNMPDEWGDNMLGAFRQFRRANRASTYPVTSGYFEEPFSDTGQKLPFHAYDAASDNPGNPLYKGIANTLPGKEPDQYLDAFRRDIKAGRLPQVSWVNAPSVYCEHPDPSSPVQGAWFIQEILDALTAVPEVWSKTVLLVNFDENDGYFDHVPSPSAPSLNPDKTPAGKTTLADADLKAEYFTQPAPDGSAKQPAPDNRVFGPGPRVPMYVISPWSRGGWVNSQAFDHTSVLQFLEARFGVKEPHISPFRRAVCGDLTSAFNFATPNSEAVPALAGHKSRGEADTLRIEQEKLDPVPVPQNPQLPRQPTGTRPSRALPYELHTSAKADALTGKVKLLFSNTGKAAAVFHVYDKLHLDDRLPRRYMVEAGKQLDDSWAAATDDAGQYDLWVLGPNGYHRHFKGDLSRLRAGGVAAPEVRVCYDIANGNVYLQMRNDGKAACKFTVRAKAYRDDGPWNATVNGGAQAEQHWELAASGQWYDFAVTCDSDPAFYRRFAGRVETGKHTVSDPAMGLPDL, from the coding sequence ATGACCTCCCGCCGCAACTTCCTCACCGGCACTGCCACCACCGGTGCCGCTGCGCTCGCACTCTCGGCCTTTCCGCCGAGCATCCGACGCGCCCTGGCCATTCCCGCCAACAACAAGACCGGCACGATCAACGACGTCGAACACGTCGTGATCCTGATGCAGGAGAACCGTTCGTTCGATCACTACTTCGGCATGCTGCCGGGCGTGCGTGGCTTCGGCGATCGCTTCACGGTTCCACTGCCCAGAGGCCTGAACGTCTGGCAACAGCGCAATGCCAGCGGCCAGCTGATCCCGCCCTACCACCTCGACGGCAGCAAGGGCAATGCACAGCGGCCGGAAAGCCTGCCGCACAACTGGAGCGACTCGCAGAACGCCTGGGACGGCGGTCGCCTCTCGCAGTGGGCGCGCTACAAGCACGACGCATCGATGGGCTACCTCCAGGAAGCCGAGATCCCGTTCCAGTACGCGCTCGCCAACGCGTTCACCCTGTGCGACGGCTACCACTGCGCCATGCACACAGGCACTGACGCGAACCGATCCTTCCACATCACCGGCACCAACGGCCCGACCGCGCAGAACGTGGCCTTCGTCATCAACGAATGGGACTGGCTGGACGCCACCCCCAGCAAGGTCGACACCGGCTACACGTGGAAGACCTATGCCGAACGGCTGGAAGACGCCGGCATCAGCTGGATCTCGTACCAGAACATGCCCGACGAATGGGGCGACAACATGCTGGGCGCGTTCCGCCAGTTCAGGCGTGCCAACCGGGCGTCCACCTATCCGGTGACCAGCGGTTACTTCGAGGAGCCTTTTTCCGACACGGGCCAGAAGCTGCCCTTCCACGCCTACGACGCGGCCAGCGACAACCCGGGCAACCCGCTCTACAAGGGCATCGCCAACACGCTGCCGGGCAAGGAGCCGGACCAATATCTGGACGCGTTCCGCCGCGACATCAAGGCCGGCCGCCTGCCGCAGGTGAGCTGGGTCAATGCACCTTCTGTCTATTGCGAGCATCCGGACCCCTCCAGTCCGGTGCAGGGTGCGTGGTTCATCCAGGAAATACTGGACGCGCTCACCGCCGTGCCCGAGGTCTGGAGCAAGACCGTGCTGCTCGTCAACTTCGACGAAAACGACGGCTACTTCGACCACGTGCCCTCGCCGTCGGCGCCCTCGCTCAACCCCGACAAGACGCCGGCCGGCAAGACCACACTCGCCGATGCCGACCTGAAGGCCGAGTACTTCACGCAGCCAGCGCCGGACGGCAGCGCCAAGCAGCCCGCCCCCGACAACCGCGTGTTCGGTCCGGGCCCTCGCGTGCCGATGTACGTGATTTCTCCGTGGAGCCGAGGCGGTTGGGTCAATTCGCAGGCCTTCGACCACACCTCGGTGCTGCAATTCCTTGAAGCGCGTTTCGGCGTGAAGGAGCCGCACATCTCGCCTTTCCGGCGTGCAGTGTGCGGCGACCTCACGAGCGCGTTCAACTTCGCCACACCCAACAGCGAGGCAGTCCCAGCGCTCGCCGGCCACAAGTCCCGAGGAGAAGCCGACACGCTGCGCATCGAGCAGGAAAAGTTGGACCCTGTCCCGGTTCCGCAAAACCCGCAGCTGCCGCGCCAGCCCACCGGCACGCGCCCGTCGCGCGCACTGCCCTACGAGCTGCACACGAGCGCCAAGGCCGACGCCCTCACCGGCAAGGTGAAGCTGCTGTTTTCCAACACCGGCAAGGCCGCAGCGGTGTTCCATGTCTACGACAAGCTTCACCTGGATGACCGTCTGCCGCGCCGCTACATGGTGGAAGCCGGCAAGCAGCTCGATGACAGTTGGGCAGCAGCGACCGACGACGCCGGCCAATATGACCTCTGGGTGCTCGGCCCCAACGGCTACCACCGCCATTTCAAGGGCGACCTCAGCCGCCTGCGCGCCGGCGGCGTGGCCGCGCCCGAGGTGCGTGTCTGCTACGACATCGCCAACGGCAACGTGTACCTGCAGATGCGCAACGACGGCAAGGCCGCGTGCAAGTTCACGGTGCGCGCCAAGGCCTACCGCGACGACGGCCCGTGGAACGCGACGGTGAACGGCGGCGCGCAAGCCGAGCAGCACTGGGAGCTCGCCGCCAGCGGCCAGTGGTACGACTTTGCCGTCACCTGCGACAGCGACCCGGCCTTCTACCGCCGCTTTGCCGGCCGCGTGGAAACCGGCAAGCACACGGTGAGCGATCCGGCGATGGGCTTGCCCGACCTCTGA
- a CDS encoding GspE/PulE family protein, translating to MRYPLPYAFARSQQLLLEATDDGRHTLWMSAHPARSAVGEVTRKYGVQAFEVLDAGPLAQRISAAYAQGESSAAAVVSEVQNDADLSRMMQELPAVEDLLASAGDAPIIRMLNALLTQAARDGASDIHIEPYERTSSVRFRIDGTLREVVQPNRALHAALISRLKIMADLDISEKRLPQDGRISLRIGTRAVDVRVSTLPSAHGERAVLRLLDKSESKLTLESVGMQGDSLARFEKLIAQPHGIILVTGPTGSGKTTTLYAALARLDASRSNIMTVEDPIEYELPGVGQTQINAKIELTFAKALRAILRQDPDVIMIGEIRDFETAQIAIQASLTGHLVLATLHTNDSVSAVTRLTDMGVEPFLLSSSLLGVLAQRLVRKVCTACGGPGCEVCGQTGYQGRTGIFELLVADDEVQALIHGKAAESALFEAGARGGLRSMREDGERLVQAGITSRAELVRVTRE from the coding sequence ATGCGCTATCCCCTGCCCTACGCGTTCGCACGCAGCCAGCAACTGCTGCTCGAAGCCACGGACGACGGCCGCCACACGCTGTGGATGTCTGCCCACCCGGCGCGCAGCGCGGTCGGTGAAGTGACCCGCAAGTACGGCGTGCAGGCCTTCGAGGTGCTCGACGCCGGCCCGCTCGCCCAGCGCATCAGCGCCGCCTACGCCCAGGGCGAATCGAGCGCCGCCGCGGTGGTCAGCGAAGTGCAGAACGACGCCGACCTCTCGCGCATGATGCAGGAGCTGCCGGCGGTCGAAGACCTGCTGGCCAGCGCCGGCGACGCGCCCATCATCCGCATGCTGAACGCGCTGCTCACGCAGGCCGCACGCGACGGCGCCAGCGACATCCACATCGAGCCCTACGAGCGCACGTCGTCCGTGCGCTTTCGCATCGACGGCACCTTGCGCGAGGTGGTGCAGCCCAACCGCGCGCTGCACGCCGCGCTGATCTCGCGCCTGAAGATCATGGCCGACCTCGACATCTCCGAGAAGCGGCTGCCGCAGGACGGGCGCATCAGCCTGCGCATCGGCACGCGCGCGGTCGACGTGCGGGTGTCGACGCTGCCCAGCGCGCACGGCGAACGCGCCGTGCTGCGTCTGCTGGACAAGAGCGAATCGAAGCTCACGCTCGAATCGGTCGGCATGCAGGGCGACTCGCTGGCGCGCTTCGAAAAGCTCATTGCGCAGCCGCACGGCATCATCCTCGTGACCGGCCCCACGGGCTCGGGCAAGACCACCACGCTGTACGCCGCGCTGGCCCGGCTCGACGCGAGCCGCAGCAACATCATGACGGTGGAAGACCCCATCGAGTACGAACTGCCGGGCGTGGGCCAGACGCAGATCAACGCGAAGATCGAACTCACCTTCGCCAAGGCCTTGCGCGCCATCCTGCGGCAAGACCCCGACGTGATCATGATCGGCGAAATCCGCGACTTCGAAACCGCGCAGATCGCCATCCAGGCCTCGCTCACCGGTCACCTCGTGCTGGCCACGCTGCACACCAACGATTCGGTGAGCGCCGTCACGCGCCTGACCGACATGGGCGTGGAGCCCTTCCTCCTGAGCTCGTCGCTGCTCGGCGTGCTGGCCCAGCGCCTCGTGCGCAAGGTCTGCACGGCCTGCGGCGGCCCGGGCTGCGAGGTCTGCGGCCAGACTGGCTACCAGGGCCGCACCGGCATCTTCGAACTGCTGGTGGCCGACGACGAAGTGCAGGCGCTCATCCACGGCAAGGCCGCCGAGAGCGCGCTGTTCGAAGCCGGCGCACGCGGTGGTCTGCGCTCCATGCGCGAAGACGGCGAACGGCTGGTGCAGGCCGGCATCACCTCGCGCGCCGAACTCGTGCGCGTCACCCGCGAGTAA
- a CDS encoding LamG domain-containing protein encodes MREAIAQKKVPAALQSLQLAPAWTGGTDGALSEQPVTDGPGWATLLTGTWVPRHAVRADTVDQRIDAKLAPSVFAFAKQKKDAGYLTASVTANTLYPNLLLAETGTLDTAVDCAGADACVTANTTRLIGAGYDLLVAQYSAPAAAASNGLRSDSYQRAVSDTAAAVGQLLARIAQRTANDAKEDWLVILTTGHGLDAFGGVTSLKDIDNKTVFIASNKTLPALPAVGAASPADDNALRQSAAATDIAPTVLRHLGALPATAAYNFNGQALQATTAVQQLAARTSADRSSIELSWTLAGDLGGPVQVLRDGKPIATLPAGATRYTDPVKAAADGLYAFQYTVAAGGASVSLAAQIAYVKVGLINLFPLDALPALDVNATATLAPITADADGGSLVADDNFQPPYRAQALRVDSRIKNAVGKAGYLLQQSRDVTTAPKVTAFTLGFWLRTDATCSQGVNNGGSVIANKNYDTGNNAGLAIGLFGNCELRFNTGTGSGRGEIRGRHFLSAGRWAYIAMVIDKAGKNMNGYVFDPVKGTQTGSVALSNALVAALGGLGKGIALNEDATGLYYQRASADSPRGAMDFNDFAIWNRALTAEELAAIYTSGQPLSALAP; translated from the coding sequence TTGCGCGAAGCCATCGCGCAGAAGAAAGTGCCGGCTGCGCTGCAATCGCTGCAGCTCGCGCCCGCATGGACCGGCGGCACCGATGGCGCGCTCAGCGAGCAGCCCGTCACCGACGGCCCCGGCTGGGCCACGCTGCTGACCGGCACCTGGGTGCCGCGCCACGCGGTGCGCGCCGACACCGTGGACCAACGCATCGACGCCAAGCTCGCGCCCTCCGTCTTCGCCTTCGCGAAGCAGAAGAAAGACGCGGGCTACCTGACCGCATCGGTCACCGCCAACACGCTGTATCCGAATCTGCTGCTCGCGGAAACCGGCACGCTCGACACCGCCGTCGATTGCGCCGGTGCCGATGCCTGCGTGACCGCCAACACCACACGGCTCATCGGCGCGGGCTACGACCTGCTGGTCGCGCAGTACAGCGCACCTGCTGCCGCAGCCTCCAACGGCCTGCGCAGCGACAGCTACCAGCGCGCCGTCTCCGACACCGCTGCCGCTGTCGGCCAGCTGCTCGCGCGCATCGCGCAACGCACGGCCAACGATGCGAAGGAAGACTGGCTCGTGATCCTCACGACCGGCCACGGCCTCGATGCCTTCGGCGGTGTCACGTCTCTGAAAGACATCGACAACAAGACCGTCTTCATCGCCAGCAACAAGACCTTGCCCGCGCTGCCCGCCGTCGGCGCCGCCTCGCCGGCCGACGACAACGCACTGCGCCAGTCGGCGGCCGCGACCGACATCGCGCCCACGGTGCTGCGCCACCTCGGCGCACTGCCCGCGACCGCGGCGTACAACTTCAACGGCCAGGCCCTGCAAGCCACCACCGCCGTGCAGCAGCTTGCAGCCCGCACCAGCGCCGACCGCAGCAGCATCGAGCTCTCGTGGACGCTCGCAGGCGACCTCGGCGGCCCCGTGCAGGTGCTGCGCGACGGCAAGCCGATCGCCACGCTGCCGGCTGGCGCCACGCGCTACACCGACCCCGTCAAGGCCGCGGCCGATGGCCTCTACGCGTTCCAGTACACGGTCGCCGCGGGCGGCGCCAGCGTCTCGCTCGCCGCGCAGATCGCCTATGTGAAGGTCGGCCTGATCAATCTCTTCCCGCTCGACGCGCTGCCGGCCCTCGACGTCAATGCGACGGCGACGCTCGCGCCCATCACCGCGGATGCCGACGGCGGCTCGCTCGTGGCCGACGACAACTTCCAGCCGCCCTACCGCGCGCAAGCGCTGCGCGTGGACAGCCGCATCAAGAACGCCGTCGGCAAGGCCGGCTATCTGCTGCAGCAGAGCCGCGACGTGACCACTGCACCGAAAGTGACCGCCTTCACCCTCGGCTTCTGGCTGCGCACCGACGCCACCTGCAGCCAGGGCGTCAACAACGGCGGGTCGGTCATCGCCAACAAGAACTACGACACCGGCAACAACGCAGGCCTGGCGATCGGCCTGTTCGGAAATTGCGAGCTGCGCTTCAACACCGGCACCGGCAGCGGACGCGGCGAGATCAGGGGCAGGCACTTCCTGAGCGCGGGCCGCTGGGCCTACATCGCGATGGTCATCGACAAGGCCGGCAAGAACATGAACGGCTATGTGTTCGACCCCGTGAAGGGCACGCAGACCGGCAGCGTCGCGCTCTCGAATGCACTGGTCGCCGCGCTCGGCGGCCTGGGCAAGGGCATCGCCCTTAATGAAGACGCCACCGGCTTGTACTACCAGCGCGCATCCGCCGACTCGCCGCGCGGCGCGATGGACTTCAACGACTTCGCGATCTGGAACCGCGCGCTCACCGCCGAAGAGCTCGCGGCCATCTACACGTCGGGCCAGCCGTTGTCGGCACTCGCCCCTTGA
- the gspF gene encoding type II secretion system inner membrane protein GspF — MPAYSFEAIDASGQSREGVLEADTARAARGLLRAQALIPLSVKPVGSGDAAGGGAGSNALTRWLGGGKRVFNSTNLAVWTRQLAGLISAGLPLERALTALTDEAESEPQRNLVASLRAEVNAGSPFARALSAHPREFSPIYTAVIGAGEQSGNLGLVLERLADDLEERQVLQQKLIGAALYPAIVTLVAIVIVIFLVSYVVPQVAQVFAGTKRSLPFLTTVMLSLSAAVRNYGWWMLGAIVIAAVGVRVALAQEAFRLKFDAAWLKLPLVGKLARGYNAARFASTLAMLATAGVPILRALQAASETLGNRAMRADALDALVLVREGAPLASALAQKKRFPGLVSMFARLGEQTGTLPVMLQRAANQLGAEVQRRAMHLATILEPLLIVAMGGVVMLIVLAVMLPIIQLNQFVK, encoded by the coding sequence ATGCCCGCCTATTCCTTCGAAGCCATCGATGCCAGCGGCCAGTCGCGCGAAGGCGTGCTCGAGGCCGACACCGCGCGCGCCGCACGCGGCCTGCTGCGGGCGCAGGCGCTCATTCCGCTGTCGGTCAAACCGGTCGGCAGCGGCGATGCGGCTGGCGGCGGCGCCGGCAGCAACGCGCTCACGCGCTGGCTCGGCGGTGGCAAGCGGGTCTTCAACTCGACCAACCTCGCCGTGTGGACGCGCCAGCTCGCCGGCCTCATCTCGGCCGGCCTGCCGCTGGAACGCGCGCTCACGGCGCTCACCGACGAAGCCGAATCGGAACCGCAACGCAACCTCGTCGCCTCGCTGCGCGCCGAAGTCAACGCGGGCTCGCCCTTCGCGCGCGCGCTGTCGGCGCACCCGCGCGAGTTCTCGCCCATCTACACCGCCGTGATCGGCGCCGGCGAGCAAAGCGGCAACCTCGGGCTCGTGCTCGAACGCCTCGCCGACGACCTCGAAGAGCGCCAGGTGCTGCAGCAGAAGCTGATCGGCGCCGCGCTGTACCCGGCCATCGTCACGCTGGTGGCGATCGTGATCGTGATCTTCCTCGTGAGCTACGTGGTGCCGCAGGTGGCCCAGGTGTTCGCCGGCACCAAGCGCTCGCTGCCTTTTCTCACCACCGTGATGCTGTCGCTGAGCGCGGCCGTGCGCAACTACGGCTGGTGGATGCTGGGCGCCATCGTGATCGCGGCGGTCGGCGTGCGCGTCGCGCTGGCGCAGGAAGCCTTCCGCCTCAAGTTCGATGCCGCCTGGCTCAAGCTGCCGCTGGTCGGAAAGCTCGCGCGCGGCTACAACGCGGCGCGTTTCGCGAGCACGCTCGCCATGCTCGCCACAGCCGGTGTGCCCATCCTGCGCGCGCTGCAGGCGGCCTCCGAAACGCTGGGCAACCGCGCCATGCGCGCCGACGCGCTCGACGCGCTGGTGCTGGTGCGCGAAGGTGCGCCGCTGGCCTCCGCGCTGGCGCAGAAAAAACGCTTCCCGGGGCTGGTGTCGATGTTCGCGCGACTGGGCGAACAGACCGGCACGCTGCCCGTGATGCTGCAACGCGCTGCCAACCAGCTCGGCGCCGAAGTGCAGCGCCGCGCGATGCACCTGGCCACCATCCTCGAGCCGCTGCTTATCGTCGCCATGGGCGGCGTGGTCATGCTCATCGTGCTGGCCGTGATGCTTCCCATCATTCAGCTGAACCAGTTCGTCAAGTGA
- a CDS encoding phosphocholine-specific phospholipase C, whose protein sequence is MNSRRKFLTGTATTGAAALALSAFPPSIRRALAIPANNKTGTIKDVEHIVILMQENRSFDHYFGTLMGVRGFGDRFTIPLPKGRNVWQQADETGTPVLPYHLDQTKGNALRAGQTPHDWSDGQDAWDGGRNYQWPRYKHPLSMGYYKEAELPYQTALANAFTLCDGYHCSMHAGTNSNRMFLWTGTNGPTGAGVATVTNEWDDRRPPASTSGYEWKTYPERLEAATPKVSWIVYENIPDNYGDNPLTGFKQYRLANEAAKAKQITNQNPVPIYDPASDDVGNPLYKGIANTMPGTKVDEYLNTFRNDVKNGKLPAVSWVVAPDAYSEHPGPSSPVLGAWYIQEVLDALTAVPEVWSKTVLFINFDENDGIFDHYPSPAAPSINPDGTAAGKTTLSEADLAFEYHNYPAPPGTTGQNKYPPDGKVFGPGKRVPMYVVSPWSRGGWVNSQAFDHTSVLRFIEARFGVAEPNISPFRRAVCGDLTSAFNFANPNNEPRPQLAGRKSLDEAVAQNKSQEFEADGKTLRAAVPLPVDPQLPVQATGTRPSRALPYELHVSARNDAISGKVRLVFANTGKAAAVFHVYDKLNLERLPRRYMVEAGKTLDDTWNAMVDNTGFYDLWVLGPNGFHRHFRGDLNSLRAGDAPNPEVRVCYDIANGNVYLQMLNGGRNACKFTIRPKAYRTDGPWTATVAGGTSTEQHWELAASGAWYDFEVICDADTSYYRRFAGRVETGRHSVSDPAMGTARA, encoded by the coding sequence ATGAATTCACGCCGCAAATTCCTCACGGGCACTGCCACCACCGGCGCTGCCGCCCTCGCACTCTCGGCTTTCCCGCCGAGCATCCGCCGCGCACTGGCCATTCCCGCCAACAACAAGACCGGCACCATCAAGGACGTCGAGCACATCGTCATCCTGATGCAGGAGAACCGTTCGTTCGACCACTACTTCGGCACGCTGATGGGCGTGCGTGGTTTTGGCGATCGCTTCACCATTCCGCTGCCCAAGGGGCGCAACGTCTGGCAGCAAGCCGACGAGACGGGCACGCCTGTACTGCCCTACCACCTGGACCAGACCAAGGGCAACGCGCTGCGCGCGGGTCAGACGCCGCACGACTGGTCCGATGGCCAGGACGCCTGGGACGGCGGTCGCAACTATCAGTGGCCGCGCTACAAGCACCCGCTTTCCATGGGCTACTACAAGGAAGCGGAGTTGCCTTATCAAACGGCGCTGGCCAACGCCTTCACCCTGTGCGACGGCTACCACTGCAGCATGCACGCGGGCACCAACTCGAACCGCATGTTTCTCTGGACCGGCACCAACGGCCCCACCGGCGCCGGCGTGGCCACGGTCACCAACGAATGGGACGACCGGCGCCCTCCCGCTTCGACCAGCGGCTATGAGTGGAAGACCTACCCCGAACGCCTGGAAGCGGCAACGCCCAAGGTCAGCTGGATCGTGTATGAAAACATACCCGACAACTACGGCGACAACCCGCTCACCGGCTTCAAGCAGTACCGCCTGGCCAACGAGGCAGCGAAGGCAAAGCAGATCACCAACCAGAATCCGGTGCCGATCTACGATCCAGCCAGCGACGACGTCGGCAACCCGTTGTACAAGGGCATCGCCAACACCATGCCTGGCACCAAGGTGGACGAGTACCTGAACACCTTCCGCAATGACGTGAAGAACGGCAAGCTGCCGGCGGTGTCCTGGGTCGTGGCACCCGATGCTTACTCCGAACATCCGGGGCCCTCCAGCCCGGTGCTGGGCGCCTGGTACATCCAGGAAGTGCTGGATGCGCTCACCGCCGTGCCCGAGGTGTGGAGCAAGACCGTGCTGTTCATCAATTTCGATGAGAACGACGGCATCTTCGACCACTACCCGTCGCCGGCTGCACCTTCCATCAATCCGGACGGCACCGCCGCCGGCAAGACCACGCTGAGCGAAGCCGATCTGGCCTTCGAGTACCACAACTACCCTGCACCGCCCGGCACCACCGGCCAGAACAAGTACCCACCGGATGGCAAGGTCTTCGGACCGGGCAAGCGTGTTCCCATGTACGTGGTCTCGCCATGGAGCCGTGGTGGCTGGGTGAATTCGCAAGCCTTCGATCACACGTCGGTGCTGCGCTTCATCGAGGCGCGATTCGGTGTGGCGGAACCCAACATCAGCCCGTTCCGCCGCGCGGTATGCGGCGACCTGACCAGCGCTTTCAATTTCGCCAACCCGAACAACGAGCCGCGGCCACAACTGGCGGGACGCAAGAGCCTGGACGAAGCCGTTGCGCAGAACAAATCGCAAGAGTTCGAGGCGGATGGAAAGACCCTGCGAGCGGCAGTCCCCTTGCCGGTCGATCCCCAACTGCCGGTTCAAGCCACCGGCACGCGCCCCTCGCGCGCCCTGCCCTACGAGTTGCATGTGAGCGCGCGCAACGACGCGATCAGCGGCAAGGTCCGGCTCGTGTTCGCCAACACGGGCAAGGCCGCGGCCGTGTTCCACGTGTACGACAAGCTCAACCTGGAACGCCTGCCGCGCCGCTACATGGTCGAGGCCGGCAAGACGCTGGACGACACCTGGAACGCGATGGTCGACAACACGGGCTTCTACGACCTGTGGGTGCTCGGCCCGAACGGCTTCCATCGCCACTTCCGCGGCGACCTGAACAGCCTGCGCGCGGGCGACGCACCCAACCCCGAAGTGCGCGTGTGCTACGACATCGCCAACGGCAACGTCTACCTGCAGATGCTCAACGGCGGCCGCAACGCCTGCAAGTTCACCATCCGCCCCAAGGCCTACCGCACCGACGGTCCGTGGACCGCGACCGTGGCCGGCGGCACCTCGACGGAACAACACTGGGAGCTGGCCGCCAGCGGCGCCTGGTACGACTTCGAAGTGATCTGCGATGCCGACACCAGCTACTACCGGCGCTTCGCGGGTCGCGTGGAAACCGGCCGGCATTCGGTGAGCGACCCGGCCATGGGCACGGCCCGCGCCTGA